Proteins encoded by one window of Desulfovibrio ferrophilus:
- a CDS encoding Crp/Fnr family transcriptional regulator — translation MTTNITTFLGTLPLFTGLSADQLEAINNIGIVSHYPKGKTIFTEGSEATGFHVAVSGQVKIFKLSLDGREQIIHIYGPGEPFGEVPMFEGGRLPAHAEATMDSDVLFLPRNGLTRLIERDKTLALNMLAALSMKLRRFTIKLENLTLKETPQRVAAYLLDLSDRAGGSAEVTLDVTKGHLAGLLGTAQETLSRVLKKLKEAGLIEVSGKHITLLDTEGLQDVSDGERRV, via the coding sequence ATGACAACAAACATTACCACATTTCTGGGGACACTGCCCCTATTTACGGGACTTTCCGCAGATCAGCTGGAAGCCATCAATAACATTGGCATTGTCTCGCACTATCCCAAAGGCAAAACCATTTTTACCGAGGGCAGCGAGGCTACTGGCTTCCATGTGGCCGTGTCCGGACAGGTCAAGATCTTCAAACTGTCTCTGGATGGCCGCGAGCAGATTATCCACATCTATGGTCCGGGAGAACCCTTCGGCGAAGTGCCCATGTTCGAGGGGGGGCGACTGCCCGCCCATGCCGAGGCCACCATGGATTCGGACGTCCTGTTTCTTCCACGCAACGGCCTGACCCGACTCATTGAGCGCGACAAGACCCTGGCCCTGAACATGCTGGCCGCCCTGTCCATGAAGCTCAGGCGCTTCACCATCAAGTTGGAAAATCTAACGCTGAAGGAAACACCACAGCGCGTGGCCGCTTATCTGCTGGACTTGTCAGACCGTGCGGGCGGCAGCGCCGAAGTCACTCTAGACGTAACAAAGGGGCATCTGGCGGGGCTGCTTGGAACCGCGCAGGAAACCCTGTCGCGCGTACTCAAGAAGCTCAAGGAAGCGGGCTTGATCGAGGTCAGCGGCAAGCACATCACTCTATTGGATACTGAAGGATTGCAGGACGTATCCGACGGGGAACGACGGGTCTAA